CCGGCGTGACCGGAGCAGCCCTCGTCGACTCACGCATTGACGGCAAGTCGACGTCCGTCGCGGTTTATCTCGACGCGGAATCCGCCAACAACACGATCAGCAACAATGTTTTCGGAATCTCCACGGAAAGCCGGGAACTGATCGCCATCGACGGCTCGGCGAACAACAGGATTGCCAACAACACCTTCGACCACCCCGAGAATGGCGGAATATTCGTCTATCGCAACTGCGGAGAAGGCGGCGTCATCCGCCACCAGAAACCTGAGTTCAATCAGATCACCGGCAATACATTCCGCTATGGATCGGCTTTCCTCACCCAGCCGGCTGTCTGGCTGAACTCCCGCAACGGCAACCGCAACTACTGCTCCGACGAGCCGGCTTCTCCCTTCGGCAGCGCCGCCAGCAATCTCGACTTCGCCCGGCACAACATAGTGCGGGACAACAAGCTTGTGGGTGGCTCCGAAAGCCTTATCCGCAATGATGATACCACGAACGATGTCGGGGCGAATGTGGCGACGGGCGGGTGACGAGCGATGACCGACACATCCATCTACAGATTCGATGGTTGCCCCGCCCTGTCGCTGAACCGCTCCGCTCAGACGCGAGTTTTCGCATTTAATTCAACTATCTTCGGCGGAAGTACACTTTCGATGGGTGCAGGCGGTGCTTGGTCGGCTGATCGCCATACGAACTCCTCCGGCGCGAACGCCGCCACATCGAAGATGCTTGCCTCCAATGCAATTCTTATGGCGTGAGAAGCAATCAAATTTGTCGCCCCGACCCGCATTAGGATCCAGCGATCAAAGGCTTTCGCAACAACCTCACCATCGATAAAGAGGAAGATCTTCTCCAGTCCGTTGTCTATTGTCGTTTCGCACAGTTGGGCAACTTGGAGGGAAACTCCGTCGAAAAGCCCAACTGAATCCGGTAAGAAGACACAGCACTCGGAGAGGTGCTCGTACATGACAGTCCTTATGAGAATTCAATGACAGGTCTTGGTCCTGGCATGCCGGCGGGCACCTATCGTCGTTGAGAGTCAGATATCTCCGCCAAGACCTCTTGGACTGCACGGCCCAAGGCCCGGATATCGTTTTCCGAGTGACCGGCCGTCGGGCAAAGTCGTAGCCCTGCCTTCCCGCGTGCAACGGTGGGAAAGAAAATGGCCGACGTATAGAAGCCGCGGTCGAGTAGCGATCTCGCGGCTCCGATTGCCGTCAACTCGTCGCCTATCTCCACTGTGCGGATGGGCAAAGAAGAACCCTTCTGCTCGCTGGGCACGAGGCTGTCAAAGAGGGCCGTCCTCTCGCGGAGTGTCTGCTGCCGATCGGTAAGCTCTTTCGTCCGATGCAGTTCCTGCGATGCAAACGCTGCGCCGATGGCCGCGACGTTCAGTGATGCCGAGAACGCGTGCGCCACAGCGAACCTTCGAAACAGCTCTTCCTGTCGAGCCGTGCCAAGCATGATCATGCCACCCGAAGCACCGAAGCCCTTTCCAAGCGATGCGGCAATGATCGT
The genomic region above belongs to Sinorhizobium mexicanum and contains:
- the rctB gene encoding SMa0974 family conjugal transfer regulator yields the protein MYEHLSECCVFLPDSVGLFDGVSLQVAQLCETTIDNGLEKIFLFIDGEVVAKAFDRWILMRVGATNLIASHAIRIALEASIFDVAAFAPEEFVWRSADQAPPAPIESVLPPKIVELNAKTRV